The Raphanus sativus cultivar WK10039 chromosome 2, ASM80110v3, whole genome shotgun sequence genome includes a region encoding these proteins:
- the LOC130506482 gene encoding uncharacterized protein LOC130506482, producing MAHHQNPNQDREIPLEAAQEGNGLLHTIENNKYHGLATEDPFDHLDKFDSYCGLSKTNGVSEDALKLRLFPFSLGDKARQWEKSLPSDSITTWDECKEVFLDKFFSISRTAKIRNEISGFQQRNLESFSEAWERFKGYQAHCPHHGFSKESLLSTFYRGAIPQCRNRLDTASNGFFLGRNEVDAEELIENMAKSDSVYSEDHDRVNRSDDQQTKKELKSLEEKLDLLLANKAKLDQMKLVGEQQQKQVAEIKKIDGLEGHEEVCFINNNGTWYRKEPNFQYQNNYQQKPLYNNQQGGYQTNQPTQARGSSSQAQVPSSTTESMFKQILEAQGKFAKDIRDEFKAVHAKIDGTYSDLNNKYMQLASHVKALESQVASLPSTSKQPMGTLPGKAEANPREHCNVLLSSDTSHVANYKREVDEIERLVFGTEIEQVEHVVVATAESKIVQEADRIVAAKVEQSREHKAEKPVERRSDQRLNVVKQEDTEVELSPYDKLPFPERFLTKAQKKVVSKFRKDLSDIGVRLPEIHNMQAAHVQMMLIKDILDHQAEVAELLDISTLKLDPPIPPKSLPKLGHQGMFTLPCSLGKLNFDDALVDSGASVNVISLEVMKSLGIERMLQDTSTLQFGDSSSTTPIGIIKDFLLQLGACTIPIDLTVLEMATGKIVPLILGTPFLTTVGACIDFANNKVTLLNVNKAVSYPLQSPKLKPEYCGTITCGASSIEKTKAELSGIEKEVLGEESPKEKCDEHLESAQKEEVSEATKASHGKKKIVKESHPPPLEKTPHTLTLHPMKLKDGAIEYKIKCKGRSKPFSSARAIITPQFQDDPLKLQELLSQVLTITLEGGKVPPSH from the exons atggctcaccaTCAGAACCCGAATCAAGATAGAGAGATCCCATTGGAAGCTGcccaagagggaaatg gactgctccACACcattgagaacaacaagtatcatggtcttgCTACTGAAGATCCTTTTGACCACTTGGACAAGTTTGATAGCTACTGTGGTTTGTCCAAGACCAATGGAGTGTCAGAAGATGCTTTGAAGCTCAGGCTCTTTCCTTTCTCTCTAGGAGACAAGGCAagacagtgggagaagtctctccCAAGCGACTCTATCACTACTTGGGATGAGTGCAAGGAAGTCTTTCTAGACaagttcttctccatctccaggACAGCTAAGATCAGGAATGAGATCTCTGGGTTTCAGCAGAGGAACTTAGAAAGTTTCAGTGAAGCATGGGAGAGGTTCAAAGGCTACCAAGCTCATTGCCCACACCATGGCTTCTCCAAAGAAAGCTTGTTGAGTACCTTCTACAGGGGAGCTATACCACAGTGCAGAAACAGACTTGATACAGCCAGCAATGGATTCTTCTTGGGCAGAAACGAGgtggatgcagaggagctgatAGAGAACATGGCCAAGAGTGACTCAGTATACAGTGAGGATCATGATAGAGTCAACAGAAGTGATGATCAACAGACCAAGAAAGAGCTCAAGTCTTTGGAAGAGAAGCTGGACCTACTTCTTGCCAATAAAGCTAAGCTGGATCAGATGAAATTAGTTGGGGAACAGCAACAAAAGCAGGTTGCTGAGATCAAGAAGATTGATGGCTTGGAAGGACATGAAGAGGTGTGctttatcaacaacaatggaACTTGGTATAGGAAAGAGCCCAACTTTCAATACCAAAACAACTACCAGCAAAAGCCCCTCTACAACAACCAACAAGGTGGTTATCAAACCAACCAGCCTACTCAAGCTAGAGGAAGCTCTTCTCAAGCTCAAGTTCCAAGTTCAACCACGGAATCTATGTTCAAACAAATCCTAGAAGCTCAAGGGAAATTTGCTAAGGACATTAGAGATGAgttcaaggctgttcatgcTAAGATTGATGGAACTTATTCTGACCTCAACAACAAGTACATGCAACTTGCCTCTCACGTCAAAGCTTTAGAGAGCCAGGTTGCTTCTTTGCCTTCAACCTCCAAGCAGCCTATGGGAACCCTACCAGGGAAAGCAGAGGCAAACCCAAGAGAACATTGCAATGTTCTCCTCTCTAGTGACACTTCTCATGTCGCCAACTACAAGAGagaggtagatgagattgaAAGATTGGTGTTTGGAACTGAAATTGAACAGGTTGAGCATGTGGTTGTTGCAACAGCTGAGTCCAAGATTGTGCAAGAAGCTGACAGGATAGTTGCAGCAAAGGTTGAGCAGAGCAGAGAgcacaaggctgagaaaccAGTTGAGAGAAGATCTGATCAGAGGCTGAATGTGGTGAAGCAGGAAGACACTGAGGTTGAGCTATCCCCCTATGACAAGCTTCCTTTTCCAGAGAGATTCCTCACCAAAGCTCAAAAGAAGGTGGTCTCCAAATTCAGAAAAGACTTGAGTGATATTGGAGTAAGGCTTCCAGAGATTCACAACATGCAAGCTGCTCATGTCCAGATGATGCTCATCAAAGACATTCTAGACCACCAAGCTGAAGTAGCAGAGCTCCTGGACATCTCTACACTCAAGCTTGATCCACCAATCCCACCCAAGTCCCTCCCTAAACTAGGACACCAAGGGATGTTCACTTTGCCTTGTTCCCTTGGAAAGCTTAACTTTGATGATGCTCTAGtggattctggtgcaagtgtgaatgtgataTCACTTGAGGTGATGAAGAGTCTAGGGATTGAGCGCATGCTACAAGACACATCTACGCTCCAATTTGGGGATTCCTCTTCTACAACCCCAATTGGTATCATCAAGGATTTCCTTTTGCAGCTTGGAGCATGCACCATCCCTATAGACCTCACTGTTTTGGAGATGGCAACTGGGAAGATAGTCCCATTGATCCTTGGCACTCCATTCCTCACAACAGTGGGAGCTTGCATAGACTTTGCCAACAACAAAGTCACACTCCTAAATGTGAACAAAGCTGTCTCCTACCCTCTTCAATCACCTAAGTTGAAACCTGAGTATTGTGGCACAATAACTTGTGGAGCATCCTCCATTGAGAAGACAAAGGCTGAGCTGAGTGGTATTGAGAAAGAGGTTCTTGGTGAAGAGTCCCCTAAGGAGAAGTGTGatgagcacttggaaagtgctCAAAAGGAGGAGGTGAGTGAAGCCACAAAGGCCTCCCATGGCAAGAAGAAGATTGTGAAGGAATCTCACCCTCCACCTCTTGAGAAGACTCCTCACACCCTCACTCTACATccaatgaagctcaaggatggaGCTATTGAGTATAAGATCAAGTGCAAGGGGAGGTCTaagccattctcaagtgcaagggCCATCATCACTCCACAGTTCCAAGATGATCCACTCAAGCttcaagagcttctctctcaaGTCCTCACCATCACTCTGGAAGGTGGGAAGGTTCCTCCTTCTCACTAG
- the LOC108827999 gene encoding uncharacterized protein LOC108827999 isoform X1 encodes MTTVSGAVVPPFLSPPPLRRPFSRHHLSLTKIPSAVLRRRKQVVVALAAVTASESPSEAAAAYDPELRLVFELATDSELYELESILFGPSYFSPLLKSIPNKGRGGGERLMIGEDIEVRDGFIQSLESRFLFLAADARSTLRGWRPSYRNVLLAVRNKLSIPCSSHLPTEDLEAEIFLYLVDNFSSEASGIFPGLWDSSQASEVQGSLEVGLSKWKVELLAALEVGASEVQSMILKGGGMITFAKIYQLLAKRLSGKVILEAANYQIRREMLKKGGQLAAINLESRAALLAAKQGFVGAASRYLGLRTVMQLVGPMMWGTLLADLVIQMLETDYARILRAIYAFAQIRITRTYRLPCK; translated from the exons ATGACAACTGTCTCCGGCGCCGTTGTTCCACCATTCCTATCTCCTCCTCCGCTTCGTCGCCCATTCTCCCGCCATCATCTCAGTCTGAccaag ATTCCTAGCGCTGTCTTGCGGAGGAGGAAACAGGTCGTTGTTGCTTTAGCGGCGGTTACGGCTTCAGAATCGCCATCAGAAG CAGCAGCAGCGTATGATCCGGAGCTCCGTTTGGTTTTCGAGCTCGCCACAGATTCCGAGCTATACGAGCTCGAGAGTATCCTCTTTGGTCCCAG CTACTTTAGCCCTCTGTTGAAATCAATCCCTAACaaaggaagaggaggaggtgAGAGGTTGATGATAGGGGAAGATATTGAGGTTCGAGATGGTTTTATCCAATCTCTTGAATCTAGATTCTTGTTTCTCGCTGCTGATGCTCGCTCCACTCTCAG GGGTTGGAGACCTTCATACAGAAACGTTCTACTTGCGGTGAGGAATAAGTTGAGTATTCCCTGCTCTAGCCATTTGCCAACGGAGGATCTCGAAGCTGAGATCTTTCTTTATCTTGTTGACAATTTCTCTAG TGAAGCATCAGGGATATTCCCTGGCTTGTGGGATAGCTCTCAAGCATCAGAGGTGCAGGGAAGCTTAGAAGTCGGGCTCAGTAAATGGAAAGTTGAACTACTTGCTGCTCTAGAAGTAGGTGCTTCCGAGGTCCAGTCTATGATTCTCAAG GGTGGTGGGATGATCACATTTGCCAAGATTTATCAGTTG TTGGCTAAGAGACTATCTGGAAAAGTAATCCTTGAAGCTGCCAACTACCAGATAAGGAGAGAGATGCTTAAAAAG GGTGGACAGTTAGCTGCCATTAACTTGGAATCAAGAGCAGCTCTGCTTGCAGCAAAACAA GGGTTTGTAGGAGCTGCATCCAGATACCTTGGGTTAAGAACAGTGATGCAATTAGTCGGTCCAAT GATGTGGGGGACGTTACTAGCTGATTTGGTTATTCAGATGCTTGAAACTGACTACGCTAGAATCTTACGAGCAATTTACGCGTTTGCACAg ATTCGAATCACGAGGACATACAGGCTACCTTGTAAATGA
- the LOC108827999 gene encoding uncharacterized protein LOC108827999 isoform X2: MTTVSGAVVPPFLSPPPLRRPFSRHHLSLTKIPSAVLRRRKQVVVALAAVTASESPSEAAAYDPELRLVFELATDSELYELESILFGPSYFSPLLKSIPNKGRGGGERLMIGEDIEVRDGFIQSLESRFLFLAADARSTLRGWRPSYRNVLLAVRNKLSIPCSSHLPTEDLEAEIFLYLVDNFSSEASGIFPGLWDSSQASEVQGSLEVGLSKWKVELLAALEVGASEVQSMILKGGGMITFAKIYQLLAKRLSGKVILEAANYQIRREMLKKGGQLAAINLESRAALLAAKQGFVGAASRYLGLRTVMQLVGPMMWGTLLADLVIQMLETDYARILRAIYAFAQIRITRTYRLPCK; encoded by the exons ATGACAACTGTCTCCGGCGCCGTTGTTCCACCATTCCTATCTCCTCCTCCGCTTCGTCGCCCATTCTCCCGCCATCATCTCAGTCTGAccaag ATTCCTAGCGCTGTCTTGCGGAGGAGGAAACAGGTCGTTGTTGCTTTAGCGGCGGTTACGGCTTCAGAATCGCCATCAGAAG CAGCAGCGTATGATCCGGAGCTCCGTTTGGTTTTCGAGCTCGCCACAGATTCCGAGCTATACGAGCTCGAGAGTATCCTCTTTGGTCCCAG CTACTTTAGCCCTCTGTTGAAATCAATCCCTAACaaaggaagaggaggaggtgAGAGGTTGATGATAGGGGAAGATATTGAGGTTCGAGATGGTTTTATCCAATCTCTTGAATCTAGATTCTTGTTTCTCGCTGCTGATGCTCGCTCCACTCTCAG GGGTTGGAGACCTTCATACAGAAACGTTCTACTTGCGGTGAGGAATAAGTTGAGTATTCCCTGCTCTAGCCATTTGCCAACGGAGGATCTCGAAGCTGAGATCTTTCTTTATCTTGTTGACAATTTCTCTAG TGAAGCATCAGGGATATTCCCTGGCTTGTGGGATAGCTCTCAAGCATCAGAGGTGCAGGGAAGCTTAGAAGTCGGGCTCAGTAAATGGAAAGTTGAACTACTTGCTGCTCTAGAAGTAGGTGCTTCCGAGGTCCAGTCTATGATTCTCAAG GGTGGTGGGATGATCACATTTGCCAAGATTTATCAGTTG TTGGCTAAGAGACTATCTGGAAAAGTAATCCTTGAAGCTGCCAACTACCAGATAAGGAGAGAGATGCTTAAAAAG GGTGGACAGTTAGCTGCCATTAACTTGGAATCAAGAGCAGCTCTGCTTGCAGCAAAACAA GGGTTTGTAGGAGCTGCATCCAGATACCTTGGGTTAAGAACAGTGATGCAATTAGTCGGTCCAAT GATGTGGGGGACGTTACTAGCTGATTTGGTTATTCAGATGCTTGAAACTGACTACGCTAGAATCTTACGAGCAATTTACGCGTTTGCACAg ATTCGAATCACGAGGACATACAGGCTACCTTGTAAATGA
- the LOC108827999 gene encoding uncharacterized protein LOC108827999 isoform X3, with the protein MIGEDIEVRDGFIQSLESRFLFLAADARSTLRGWRPSYRNVLLAVRNKLSIPCSSHLPTEDLEAEIFLYLVDNFSSEASGIFPGLWDSSQASEVQGSLEVGLSKWKVELLAALEVGASEVQSMILKGGGMITFAKIYQLLAKRLSGKVILEAANYQIRREMLKKGGQLAAINLESRAALLAAKQGFVGAASRYLGLRTVMQLVGPMMWGTLLADLVIQMLETDYARILRAIYAFAQIRITRTYRLPCK; encoded by the exons ATGATAGGGGAAGATATTGAGGTTCGAGATGGTTTTATCCAATCTCTTGAATCTAGATTCTTGTTTCTCGCTGCTGATGCTCGCTCCACTCTCAG GGGTTGGAGACCTTCATACAGAAACGTTCTACTTGCGGTGAGGAATAAGTTGAGTATTCCCTGCTCTAGCCATTTGCCAACGGAGGATCTCGAAGCTGAGATCTTTCTTTATCTTGTTGACAATTTCTCTAG TGAAGCATCAGGGATATTCCCTGGCTTGTGGGATAGCTCTCAAGCATCAGAGGTGCAGGGAAGCTTAGAAGTCGGGCTCAGTAAATGGAAAGTTGAACTACTTGCTGCTCTAGAAGTAGGTGCTTCCGAGGTCCAGTCTATGATTCTCAAG GGTGGTGGGATGATCACATTTGCCAAGATTTATCAGTTG TTGGCTAAGAGACTATCTGGAAAAGTAATCCTTGAAGCTGCCAACTACCAGATAAGGAGAGAGATGCTTAAAAAG GGTGGACAGTTAGCTGCCATTAACTTGGAATCAAGAGCAGCTCTGCTTGCAGCAAAACAA GGGTTTGTAGGAGCTGCATCCAGATACCTTGGGTTAAGAACAGTGATGCAATTAGTCGGTCCAAT GATGTGGGGGACGTTACTAGCTGATTTGGTTATTCAGATGCTTGAAACTGACTACGCTAGAATCTTACGAGCAATTTACGCGTTTGCACAg ATTCGAATCACGAGGACATACAGGCTACCTTGTAAATGA